From a region of the Vanrija pseudolonga chromosome 2, complete sequence genome:
- the pheA_0 gene encoding Bifunctional chorismate mutase/prephenate dehydratase codes for MPPPEFDDGVEPAAKRARLGPGAPSVPALELAYLGPEGTYGEQAARRFAHRLGVEVSLVPCKNIAAIYAHPAPFLCMPFENTLQGTVLETVDCLLSPLATKPRTPAAYRRPVAIADTVLRIDHQLVARRGVTIDQVAWVRSHEQALGQSSAFLDAYLPAARRVPWPSTAGAVASLFDAPNEPGAALCSGAAYERDKWRLELLYSGTQAVKDNFTRFLLLTRLPDIPVVPQPHGYGFTSLFACADPRALVASHAQRSNIVVATHQRPAPPNVAPEPFPRWVLAEVYERDPEQQDVGGTLWLGTFEMENPRAADAVQAAQPSPFHAPSPFQSPYQSPAQTPTTSHFYRI; via the exons atgccgccgcccgagttcgacgacggcgtcgagccagccgccaagcgcgcgcgtCTGGGCCCAGGCGCGCCATCCGTgccggcgctcgagctggcctATCTCGGCCCGGAGGGCACGTACGGCGAGCAG gcCGCAAGGCGATTCGCGCACCGCCTAGGCGTCGAGGTGTCGCTCGTGCCGTGCAAGAACATAGCTG CCATCTAcgcccaccccgcgccgTTCCTCTGCATGCCGTTCGAGAACACGCTCCAAGGCACCGTGCTCGAGACGGTCGACTGCCTGCTGTCGCCGTTGGCCACCAAGCCGCGCACGCCCGCGGCGTACCGCCGCCCAGTGGCTATCGCCGACACGGTGCTGCGTATCGACCACCAgctggtcgcgcggcgcggcgtcacGATCGACCAGGTGGCCTGGGTGCGCTCGCATGAGCAGGCGCTCGGCCAGTCGAGCGCCTTTCTGGACGCGTacttgcccgccgcgcgccgcgtgccctGGCCTTCGACTGCGGGCGCGGTCGCGAGCCTGTTCGACGCGCCGAACGAGCCCGGTGCGGCGCTGTGCTCGGGCGCGGCGTACGAGCGGGATAAGTGGCGCCTGGAGCTGCTATACTCTGGCACGCAGGCCGTGAAAG ACAACTTCACccgcttcctcctcctcacgcgCCTGCCTGACATCCCCGTCGTGCCCCAGCCACACGGGTACGGCTTCACGAGCCTGTTTGCGTgcgccgacccgcgcgcgctggtcgcAAGCCACGCACAGCGCAGCAATATCGTTGTGGCCACGCACCAGCGGCCCGCACCGCCAAACGTCGCCCCCGAGCCGTTCCCCCGCTgggtgctcgccgaggtctACGAGCGCGACCCCGAGCAGCAGGACGTCGGGGGCACGCTCTGGCTCGGGACGTTCGAGATGGAGAACCCCCgtgctgccgacgccgttcAAGCCGCCCAGCCATCACCCTTCCACGCCCCATCGCCATTCCAATCACCATATCAGTCACCCGCACAGACACCAACAACTAGCCATTTCTACAGAATTTAG
- the RPL34B gene encoding 60S ribosomal protein L34-B, with protein MAQRVTLRKRTPYNTTSARRRVVKTPGGKLVVHHLKKLASAPKCGDCGDALAGVPALRPRQYATISKRQKSVSRAYGGSVCATCVKQRITRAFLIEEATIVKRVLKAKAAASKK; from the exons ATGGCTCAGCGTGTCACCCTCCGCAAGCGCACGCCCTACaacaccacctcggcccgcAGGCGTGTCGTCAAGACCCCCGGCGGCAAGCTTGTTGTCCACCACCTCAAGAAGCTTGCT TCGGCCCCCAAGTGCGGTGACTGcggcgacgccctcgccggtgtccccgccctccgcccccgccagtACGCTACCATCTCGAAGCGCCAGAAGTCGGTCTCGCGCGCCTACGGCGGCTCGGTCTGCGCCACCTGCGTCAAGCAGCGCATCACGCGCGCCTTCCTCATCGAGGAGGCCACCATCGTCAAGCGCgtcctcaaggccaaggccgccgcctcgaagAAGTAG
- the fdh gene encoding S-(hydroxymethyl)glutathione dehydrogenase — MSAAPAPLPATMRAVVMNGPFDVKVKEVPVPQLEKDTDVLIKVHLAGLCGSDLHAYRGHEEGSGYVMGHEVVGTVVATGAAVNKFKVGDHVIAPFSVSCGNCFYCDQGYTSRCDQNACLIGGQAEYFRMPLADGCLFPFPAGLPEDVALLMTDILPTGYSSAMNARRLLDNDAAQWTYADALAGTVPKKGVAVVIGCGPVGLCAISSARTLFETVYATDLATQRLALAEKHGAIALPLPELKEALAKATNGRGADAVLEVVGHAGAVLTALELVRPYGAVSSVGVHSRHIDLDGDQLYSKNARLQFGRCSVRTFFPLAANVLRDNLDVFKSFVENKVDLDEAEKYYELFEQNKVAKTVFVMPK, encoded by the exons atgtccgctgcccccgcccccctgCCTGCGACCATGCGCGCCGTGGTCATGAACGGCCCGTTCGAcgtcaaggtcaaggaggtgCCTGTGCCccagctcgagaaggacaCCGACGTATTGATCAAGGTGCACCTGGCCGGCCTGTGTG GCTCCGATCTCCACGCGTACCGCGGCCacgaggagggcagcggGTACGTCATGGGCCACGAGGTCGTCGGGACCGTCGTGGcgactggcgccgccgtcaacaagttcaaggtcggcgaccaTGTCATCGCGCCCTTCTCGGTCTCTTGCG GGAACTGCTTCTACTGCGACCAGGGCTACACGTCCCGGTGCGACCAGAACGCGTGCCTCATCGGCGGGCAGGCAGAGTACTTCCGCatgccgctcgccgacggctgCCTGTTCCCTTTCCCGGCCGGGCTGCCAGAGGACGTCGCGCTGCTGATGACGGATATCCTGCCGACGGGGTACAGCAGTGCGATGAACGCGCGGCGGTtgctcgacaacgacgctGCACAGTGGACCTatgccgacgcgctcgccggcacCGTGCCCAAGAAGGGCGTGGCGGTCGTCATTGGCTGCGGGCCGGTCGGGCTGTGcgccatctcgtcggcgcgcacgctgtTCGAGACGGTGTACGCTACTGATCTGGCGACGCAGCGCCTAGCTCTGGCGGAGAAGCAcggcgccatcgcgctccccctgcccgagctcaaggaggcgCTGGCCAAGGCCACGAACGGGcggggcgccgacgccgtgctcgaggtggtcggcCACGCTGGCGCCGTGTTGACTGCTCTCGAACTTGTGCGGCCGTAcggcgccgtctcgtccGTCGGCGTGCACTCGCGCcacatcgacctcgacggcgaccagCTCTACTCGAAGAACGCGCGCCTCCAGTTCGGCCGCTGCTCCGTCCGCACCTTCTTCCCGCTCGCTGCCAACGTGCTCCGGGACAACCTCGACGTGTTCAAGAGCTTTGTCGAGAACAAGGTGGATctggacgaggccgagaagtACTATGAGCTCTTTGAGCAGAACAAGGTCGCCAAGACTGTGTTCGTCATGCCCAAGTAA
- the dpiA gene encoding Protein phosphatase inhibitor 2, producing MSDRPPYSETHAHPSHIDIPPQARNDVVAEQVVDDGDDQGQQLGNSSERPPPARGILKNPIRAPTDPKDQEHLTWDEANIALTEIQKDSLMKIDEPKTPYVRYDAENDVVLGIGEVPDFDLSQDRGSAWSLDSPNSPTNKINPELVENTQRNARRPSTATSSGSSRSASFSLPDKPHPVYPGQPSSPSQAIPALVGATYANTSGNATGNTSGSEVFADSEDEGLDEEQRAHKRDFEKKRAMHYGQEAALALKRAQEMDEDEDEDEGADEVSPVPPLPNGANGTL from the exons ATGTCAGACCGCCCACCCTACTCCGAGACGCACGCGCACCCGTCGCACATCGACATTCCACCGCAGGCACGCAACGACGTCGTGGCCGAGcaggtggtcgacgacggcgacgaccaggGACAGCAGCTGGGTAACAGCTCGGAGAGGCCTCCGCCTGCAAGGGGTATTCTCAAGAACCCGATCCGTGCGCCGACGGACCCCAAGGACCAGGAGCA CCTGACCTGGGACGAGGCGAACATTGCGCTCACCGAGATCCAGAAGGACTCGCTCAT GAAGATTGACGAGCCCAAGACGCCATATGTCCGTTATGACGCCGAGAACGACGTCGTGCTTGGTATTGGAG AGGTGCCAGACTTCGACCTGAGCCAGGACCGCGGATCGGCGTggtcgctcgactcgcccaaCAG ccccaCGAACAAGATCAACCCCGAACTGGTGGAGAACACTCAGCGCAACGCCAGACGCCcttcgacggcgacgtcgtcgggctcgtctCGCTCGGCATCCTTCTCGCTGCCCGACAAGCCGCACCCCGTGTACCCGGGccagccgtcgtcgccatcacaGGCGATCccggcgctcgtcggcgcgacgtACGCCAACACGTCTGGCAATGCTACTGGCAACACGTCGGGCAGCGAGGTGTTTGCCGACAGCGAAGACGAGGGCCTGGATGAGGAGCAGCGTGCCCACAAGCGTGACTTtgagaagaagcgcgccaTGCACTACGGCcaggaggcggcgctggcgctcaaGCGTGCGCAAgagatggacgaggacgaggatgaggacgaagGTGCCGACGAGGTATCCCCGGTCCCTCCTCTGCCAAATGGTGCCAACGGCACGCTGTAG
- the ARB_00147 gene encoding Calnexin: MRPQNVVTAAGTGALILAASASASEVTFKPTTLKAPFIEQFVEDLGPDSRWTVSQATKQTPVGDETFSYVGTWAVEEPEVFPGIKGDKGLVLKSKAAHHAISTVFEKPIETKGKPLVVQYEVKLQKGLECGGAYLKLLSEQGEKEGLRAGEEYTDKTPFTVMFGPDRCGSTNKVHFIFRHKNPVTGVFEEKHYNSPPLPKITKTTALYTLIINPDNTFSIKINDEEVSTGNLLEDFTPAVNPDAEIDDPEDFKPADWVDIAEIDDVEAVKPDDWDEDAPLTIVDVEAVKPEDWLDDEPIEIADPEAEKPEEWDDEEDGDWVAPTVPNPKCQEASGCGDWQPPKIRNPDFKGKWVRPKIANPEYKGVWAPAKIPNPDFFEDKNPAALTPIGGLGFELWTMTEDILFDNIYIGHDVAQAEEFAKETFYVKRPIEQEAEGSAPEEDDSIPTTVVDKIRLRLLEFVALAQIDPLDAAKQLPEVAAGIVAAFFTFLALLGGLFGLFKSGGSAAKKPTVVKKSTVKAAPAPEAKIEEIKEDDSAAKKRTTRSSKE, encoded by the exons ATGAGGCCTCAGAACGttgtcaccgccgccggcaccggcgccctCATcctggccgcctcggcttcTGCCTCCGAGGTCACTTTCAAG CCTACCACCCTCAAGGCTCCGTTCATTGAGCAGTTCGTTGAGGACCTCGGCCCCGACTCGCGCTGGACCGTCTCGCAGGCGACCAAGCAGACCCCCGTCGGTGACGAGACCTTCTCGTACGTCGGCACCTgggccgtcgaggagcccgaggtcTTCCCCGGCATCAAGGGCGACAAGGGTCTTGTTCTGA AGTCCAAGGCTGCCCACCACGCCATCTCGACCGTCTTCGAGAAGCCTATTGAGACCAAGGGCAAGCCCCTCGTTGTCCAGTACGAGGTCAAGCTCCAGAAGGGCCTCGAGTGCGGTGGTGCCTACCTCAAGCTCCTGTCGGAGCAGGGTGAGAAGGAGGGTCTCCGCGCTGGCGAGGAGTACACGGACAAG ACCCCCTTCACGGTCATGTTCGGCCCTGACCGCTGTGGCTCGACCAACAAGGTCCACTTCATCTTCCGCCACAAGAACCCCGTCACTGGTGTCTTTGAGGAGAAGCACTACAactctcctcctcttcctaAGATCaccaagacgacggcgctcTACACCCTCATCATCAACCCCGACAACACCTTCTCGATCAAGatcaacgacgaggaggtctCGACTGGCAACCTCCTTGAGGACTTCACCCCCGCCGtcaaccccgacgccgagattgacgaccccgaggactTCAAGCCCGCCGACTGGGTTGACATTGCCGAGATTGACGACGTGGAGGCTGTCAAGCCcgacgactgggacgaggacgcccCGCTCACcattgtcgacgtcgaggctgtcaagcccgaggactggctcgacgacgagcccatTGAGAttgccgaccccgaggccgagaagcccGAGGAGtgggatgacgaggaggacggagACTGGGTCGCCCCCACTGTCCCCAACCCCAAGTGCCAGGAGGCGTCTGGCTGTGGTGACTGGCAGCCTCCCAAGATCCGCAACCCCGACTTCAAGGGCAAGTGGGTCCGTCCCAAGATCGCCAACCCCGAGTACAAGGGTGTTTGGGCCCCGGCCAAGATTCCCAACCCCGACTTCTTCGAGGACAAGAACCCTGCCGCCCTCACCCCCATTGGCGGTCTTGGCTTTGAGCTCTGGACCATGACCGAGGACATTCTCTTTGACAACATCTACATTGGCCACGACGTTGCTCAGGCCGAGGAGTTTGCCAAGGAGACCTTCTACGTCAAGCGCCCCATTGAGCAGGAGGCTGAGGGCTCGGCtcccgaggaggacgactcgATCCCTACCACCGTTGTCGACAAGAtccgcctgcgcctcctcgagTTTGTCGCCCTTGCCCAGATTGACCCTCTTGACGCTGCCAAGCAGCTTCCCGAGGTCGCCGCTGGtatcgtcgccgccttcttcaccttcctcgctctcctcggtGGTCTCTTTGGCCTGTTCAAGTCTGGTGGCTCTGCTGCCAAGAAGCCCACTGTTGTCAAGAAGTCTACTGTCAAGGCCGCGCCCGCTCCCGAGGCCAAGATTgaggagatcaaggaggacgactctgctgccaagaagcgcaccacgcgcagcagcaaggaGTAG
- the BMT6 gene encoding 25S rRNA (uridine(2843)-N(3))-methyltransferase, with protein sequence MTHRSRSFAPKKKLGKPASQKGKPKKLHHPPARNASAAKAESDGEESDDDQSDAGADAAEAVVIDPTPPAAAFTSSPSDEEILDVIRAALGTALTSPSFTADVQTAKGLLYDKKWLELFTNPALLDAYAGRWVPSRALCFRDLMAGIKDVRGLFVGEGEEGEEEEGEEEEDDEKEEEGGNQAADAPATDASTATPTHILSIGGGAGSELLAVAALAHSAQLLGRGAPISWTSLDIGDWGGVLTRLGNAARSEWELPGSINFKYIKDDVLDASSTSITSLPAPSLTTIFFTLTELLAQSRPRTAALLRSITARTPPGGLLLVADSASDIAEFALGKDGRTWPVYMVLDALLLRADPGAWERVRADDSKWWRLADGVGADWPCKLENARYWMRLYRRKAAAEAPEAKVAAEE encoded by the coding sequence ATGACccaccgctcgcgctcgttcgcgcccaagaagaagctcgGCAAGCCGGCGTCGCAGAAGGGCAAGCCGAAGAAGCTGCAccacccgccggcgcgcaacGCGTccgcggccaaggccgagtcggatggcgaggagtccgacgacgaccagtcggacgcgggcgccgacgccgccgaagccgtcgtcatcgaccccacgccgcccgcggcaGCGTTTACCAGCAGcccgagcgacgaggagatccTGGACGTcatccgcgccgcgctcggcaccgcactcacctcgccgtccttcaCGGCCGATGTCCAAACGGCAAAGGGCCTTCTGTACGACAAGAAGTGGCTCGAGCTCTTCACCAACCCGGCCCTGCTGGACGCGTACGCCGGCCGCTGGGTGCCGAGTCGCGCGCTGTGCTTTAGGGACTTGATGGCGGGGATCAAGGATGTGCGGGGGTTGTTCGttggcgagggggaggagggggaggaagaggagggagaagaagaggaagacgatgagaaggaggaggagggtgggaACCAGGCTGCCGACGCCCCAGCGACCGACGCCTCGACAGCTacgcccactcacatccTCTccatcggcggcggtgccggctcCGAACTGCTTGCCGTCGCGGCTCTCGCCCACTCGGCACAGCTGctcggccgtggcgcgcCAATCAGCTGGACGTCCCTCGATATTGGGGACTGGGGAGGCGTGCTCACGCGGCTCGGCAACGCCGCGCGGTCCGAGTGGGAGCTGCCGGGGTCCATCAACTTCAAGTACATCAaggacgacgtgctcgacgcctcctcaacctccatcacctccctccctgcGCCGTCCCTCACGACCATCTTCTTCACGCTcaccgagctgctcgcgcagtcccgcccgcgcacggcggcgctccTGCGCTCAATCACGGCACGTACCCCGCCCGgcgggctgctgcttgtCGCCGACAGCGCGAGCGATATCGCCGAGTTCGCGCTCGGGAAGGACGGCCGCACGTGGCCCGTATACATGGTCCTCGATGCGCTCCTGctccgcgccgaccccgGCGCATgggagcgcgtgcgcgccgacgactccAAGTGGTGGCGtcttgccgacggcgtcggcgccgactggCCGTGCAAGCTTGAGAATGCGCGCTACTGGATGCGGCTGTACCGccgcaaggcggcggcggaggcgcccgaggccaaggtggCGGCAGAGGAGTAG
- the KEX1 gene encoding Pheromone-processing carboxypeptidase KEX1 — MPTQHVNPRARVALAARDLEHEHERDAATVVERAPEPEAESSTSQSRAKLRAVDERQAKTLPSAASFYVHSLPGLGVLSTHPTHPLTVHAGELPSYPGEGKGGGEGPVGKDAEIFFMMVRARRSAGKQRVVFWFNGGPGCSSFDGSMMEVGPWRTVPASQTESGQVELKLVEGGWEEYATMVYVDQPPGTGYSFIPSNGYLHELTEASAHLIKFMENFYTVFPELDGADTYLAGESFAGQYIPYFADALIKKDATTLPNFNLQGIAIGNGWIDPLRQYPAYLEFAYERKLIKKGSDEDKAAHAAMDECAAWMKNYTDPLITPVNIPHCGGVMDSVTKPALKEIDGHMKCLNIYDVRLVDSYPACGMNWPPDLSDVYKYLARRDVVEALHATKHQRAWTECDDRVGNQMRAGKEPASVHLIPGILEKGVKVLMFAGDEDLICNYIGIERMIEALDWSGEVGFGANATAQPWYLNDTQVGEWTTDRNLSYARLYEASHMVGFDVPHVSNDMIMRFMDVDINMLPGLTGSGSSRVGEDKRPAVHFGPQPTTSGMPILKGGKGDWEEWYNAVSAVLILLTLIGIVGVYLFVRHRRMRRGLSLPTHAGRRSNDGNREERMPLAGADEYELDDGVGGNGAADSRGKGKGKSRARTSDELDEEEHGKDPNHVFALGDEDEHDHEYDAGK; from the exons ATGCCAACGCAGCACGTCAacccccgcgctcgcgttgcgctcgccgcgcgcgatctcgagcacgagcacgagcgcgacgccgccaccgtcgtcgaaCGCGcacccgagcccgaggccgagtcgtcgacaAGCCAGAGCC GGGCCAAGCTGcgtgccgtcgacgagcgccaggcCAAGA CTCTCCCATCCGCGGCCAGCTTCTATGTCCACTCGCtccccggcctcggcgttCTGAGTACCCACCCAAC CCACCCTCTCACAgtccacgccggcgagctcccATCGTACCCCGGAGAAGGCAAGGGCGGTGGTGAAGGCCCGGTGGGCAAAGATGCCGAAATCTT TTTCATGATGGTCCGTGCCCGTCGCTCCGCAGGCAAGCAGCGTGTCGTCTTCTGGTTCAAC GGAGGGCCTGGCTGCTCGTCGTTCGATGGCTCGATGATGGAGGTCGGCCCATGGAGGACGGTACCCGCATCGCAGACCGAGTCggggcaggtcgagctcaagctcgtTGAAGGCGGCTGGGAGGAGTACGCCACCATGGTGTATG tcgACCAGCCGCCCGGAACAGGCTATTCGTTCATCCCCAGCAACGGCTACCTGCACGAGCTGACCGAGGCCTCGGCACACCTCATCAAGTTCATGGAGAACTTTTACACCGTCTTCCCAGAGTTGGACGGCGCAGAC ACCTACCTTGCAGGAGAGTCGTTTGCCGGACAATACATCCCCTACTTTGCCGACGCGTTGATAAAGAAGGACGCGACCACCCTCCCCAACTTCAACCTCCAGGGCATTGCCATCGGCAACGGCTGGATCGACCCTCTGAGGCAGTACCCAGCCTACCTCGAGTTTGCGTACGAGAGGAAGCTCATCAAAAAGGGAAGCGACGAAGACAAGGCTGCCCATGCCGCTATGGACGAATGCGCGGCATGGATGAAGAACTACACCGACCCCTTGATCACGCCCGTCAACATTCCCCACTGTGGTGGAGTCATGGATTCGGTGACAAAGCCCGCACTGAAGGA GATTGACGGACATATGAAGTGTCTCAACATCTACGACGTGCGACTGGTCGACAGTTACCCGGCGTGTGGTATGAACTGGCCACCAGACCTCTCCGACGTGTACAAGTACCTGGCG CGTCGGGATGTGGTCGAGGCTCTGCACGCCACCAAGCACCAAAGGGCATGGACGGAGTGTGACGACCGCGTCGGCAACCAGATGAGAGCTGGCAAGGAGCCAGCCTCTGTCCACCTCATCCCTGGCATCTTGGAGAAGGGCGTCAAGGTCCTCATGTTTGCCGGTGACGAGGACCTCATCTGCAACTACATTGGCATTGAGCGCATGATCGAGGCGCTGGACTGGAGCGGCGAAGTTGGGTTTGGAGCC AACGCCACTGCCCAGCCTTGGTATCTCAACGACACCCAGGTCGGCGAGTGGACGACTGACCGCAACCTGTCATACGCAAGGCTGTACGAGGCATCGCACATGGTTGGTTTCGACGTCCCTCACGTCTCCAACGACATGATCATGCGCTTCATGGATGTCGACATCAACATGTTGCCTGGTCTCACTGGCTCCGGGTCGTCTCGAGTTGGAGAAGACAAGCGGCCTGCTGTCCACTTTGGTCCTCAGCCAACAACCTCTGGCATGCCGATTCTCAAGGGCGGAAAGGGCGACTGGGAGG AATGGTACAACGCCGTCTCGGCTGTCCTTATCCTCCTCACGCTCATCGGCATCGTTGGCGTCTACCTCTTTGTTCGACACAGGCGAATGCGTCGCGGCCTCTCGCTGCCAACCCACGCCGGTCGTCGCTCAAACGACGGTAACCGCGAGGAGAGGATGCCTCTGGCCGGAGCAGACGAGTACGAGCTGGATGACGGTGTTGGCGGTAacggtgccgccgacagccgcgggaagggcaagggcaagagcCGCGCACGGACGAGCGAtgagcttgacgaggaggagcatggCAAGGACCCCAACCATGTGTTTGCGCTtggtgatgaggacgagcacgaccacGAGTATGACGCTGGCAAGTAG